The window TTCATGAAGCCAACAACAAAGCCTTTGAATACAAAAGCCGCTTGAGCTTTAAATGGATCTGAACGAGGAACCCACCACGGTTGCCATGTCGGCATCAGCTTGGCCGATTACAACATCGCCCGGATAACGCGATTGTGCTTGGTCATCAAAGGGTGGGGATATTTATAATGGACATGCCCCCAATATAAATTTTCATGCAACCTTGGCGGTAGGAAGGACACACTAAATTTACGGACAATTCAAGTTTCGAATTGAAACGGTATCTTTGAAAATTCCGAGCCGGGAATATTCTATCTTTGGATAATTATTGTGAACGTTGAATTGAGCGGTGCGGTCGGGATGCTCGGGAAAAAACACCCATGTGTTCCGCGTCCCCTCGAAAGAGAGGTTCGCATTTGTGGAATTTCTAAGGGAGCCTATGTTTCCAGTACGATGGTTCCCGGCTACAATGCATAATTGCCAGTATTAAAATATAATTGTCTTCGATGGTATAAAGAACAGCGTATGGGAACCGCCTGGTCAAGCAACGTCGCACATCTTCATCAATCACGCGATATAAATCCGGGTTCTCGACTATCTTTTCGATCGCGCTTTCTACCTCGGAATAAAACGCCACTCCCAATGAGGGGCTTTTTTCAAAATAGTAAATCGTCGCTTCCTTGAATTCAGTGCGTGCTTCTGGATGGAATGAGTATCTCATTTATCATCAATAAGCTTCCGAACTTCTTCCATCACCTTAACACCAGGTATTGGTTTAATTTGACCACTTCGCACTTCATCACGGCGCTTTTTTGTTTCGATCAGCCAGATTTCACTGACTGACTCCTCATTAAGACTTTCAACAAGTCTCTCAGCTAGTAGAGCCCTTGCTTCACCAGGTAAAGCCATGGCCTTTGTTGCCAGTTCTTCCACGGATGTAGCCATTATAAATCACCTCCTGAAATTATTGCTATATTCTATAATATATTGATTCTTAATTCAAGCTTTGTATGGAAGACATTGAAATAAAAACTGGTTACGAATCGTTTCGGTATCCTTAACATTTCCGATCCGAAAATATTCCGGGTTTGGATAATCATGCTTAAGTATTAGATTCTAATCAGATCTTGGATATACTTTTGGGTAGACGGAATATGCCCAAAATACCAAGAACACAGCTTGATAAGGTTTTAAAGGAATTTCAAGTATTGGAACCTGTATTGATGTAATCTGTTTGGCAACATAACTCAATCTGAGGAAAACCGCTTGTTTAGTACCTGAAAAGTATCTGTTCCCAATAGACTCACTTTTTTTCGCATTCAGAGGCTCTGTTTTTTTCATGATGGCTCTCTCCTGGTTTTTTTGGAGGCCACCATGACATGGTTTGTGCCGCCTGAGAAGATGCAGTTGGCCGAACGCTTACCGTTCCTTCGTAATCTCCTTGCCGATTTAAAACGGGTTGAAGAAATAGTCGCACCATTGCAGAAGGATGCGCCTGGCCTGATAGAGATGGAGGTGGATTCCTGTCTCTGTGGCCGTACATCGCTCGGCAATGTCCGCGAAGGCGGTGAGATTCTCTCGCGTGGACAGAAAGTGAAAGAGCGTCGGCCTCGGCCAGATCATTCCCATTGCGATATGCTCCTGATCTCCATTAGCACCAACTGCAATGAGAGAGGCCTCCTACTTTATCACATGTGGGCGGGATGCCATCCATTTCTTCAACCTCTCTAAAAGCCAGCCCTCCAGCCCCTGTGCCAGATAAAAGCTTGGATAAAGCAAGTTGCTTTTTGAGGTGAGGAAACCTTCTCTTTTAGCAATCTCAGCCAGAGGTGTGTTGGGATAAATACGAACACCCACCGTAACTTTCAGGGCGTCAAGTTGAAGTGAATCCGCAAAGGCAAGACTTTCTTCAACGGATTTCTTTGTTTCACCAGGAGCCCCCATTAAAAGAAAACCCATTTGCGCGATGTTATGATTGGCAAAAATGTCTGAAATTGTCCGCACATCTTCCGGTAAAAATCGTTTGTTGAGGCTTTTAAGCATTTGCACGGAACCACTTTCAAAACCCAGGCTGATATGCCTGCAGCCGGCATCCGCCATCAGTTCAACCAATTCCCCATCAACATTTTTAGGATACAGGATACAGCACCACCTGATATTCAATCCTTTTTTAATAATGCTTCGACACATCTTTTTAGCGTAGGTCGGGGGTAAATTGAACGTGTTATCCACAAAAAAGAACTTTCGGTATCCCGCCTTGACCCAGCTTTCAATCCAGTTGGTAACAATTTCTGGTGACCGCTTCCTAATGATAGTGCCTTCAATAGCCGGAGTGGAACAGTAACTGCATTTAAGAGGGCATCCCCGCCTGGTTTGCACCGGAATCCAGGATTCCATATTTTTGGCCGCTGAAACAGACAGAATCCCTGGGTCGGGAAGTGTCAACTTATCCAGCCTTCCGGCAATTTTTTTTGGTTGTTGCGGGCCGCGATCGCGAAAATAAAGCCCTGGAATCCCGGAAAGGTTACTGCCGTTTTCAAGTTTTGACAAAAATGCCGGAAAAGCGATTTCTCCTTCACAAGCAATTCCCATGTCCGCCCCAAGGTAAGTGAGCGTACTTTCCGGAAATATGCTGAAACCGGCACCGCCAAGGACAATGACCGCATCAGTCAATTCCCGGCATATCAAAACAACATCTTTGACTTTTTCAAGCAAAAATTCGGGAGCTTCAAAATTTTGATCGTCAATATTTCTAATCGAAATACCGATGCATTCCGGGTGAAATTTTTCAATGGATTTTTTAAGTATGGCCCTGACATTCGTTTCAAACATAAGGTCAATCATGACAACTTCATGACCTGCTTTTGCAACAGCAGCAGTCATGCACGCCAGGCCCAGCGGCATGGCCGGCATGTTGAACTGTTCCGTATTAGCCGAAATAAGAAGAACTCTCACTGACAAAACTCC of the Bacteroides sp. genome contains:
- a CDS encoding radical SAM protein; translation: MPLGLACMTAAVAKAGHEVVMIDLMFETNVRAILKKSIEKFHPECIGISIRNIDDQNFEAPEFLLEKVKDVVLICRELTDAVIVLGGAGFSIFPESTLTYLGADMGIACEGEIAFPAFLSKLENGSNLSGIPGLYFRDRGPQQPKKIAGRLDKLTLPDPGILSVSAAKNMESWIPVQTRRGCPLKCSYCSTPAIEGTIIRKRSPEIVTNWIESWVKAGYRKFFFVDNTFNLPPTYAKKMCRSIIKKGLNIRWCCILYPKNVDGELVELMADAGCRHISLGFESGSVQMLKSLNKRFLPEDVRTISDIFANHNIAQMGFLLMGAPGETKKSVEESLAFADSLQLDALKVTVGVRIYPNTPLAEIAKREGFLTSKSNLLYPSFYLAQGLEGWLLERLKKWMASRPHVIK
- a CDS encoding addiction module protein, encoding MEELATKAMALPGEARALLAERLVESLNEESVSEIWLIETKKRRDEVRSGQIKPIPGVKVMEEVRKLIDDK